In one window of Rathayibacter caricis DSM 15933 DNA:
- a CDS encoding response regulator transcription factor, whose protein sequence is MPSAARVLLVEDDDALRSSVDTALRSERFTVRALASGEDLALEVASFAPDLVVLDWMLPGPSGIVLAERLRRSSDAAVIMLTARDAVDDRLRAFGEGVDDYVVKPFSLAELVARVTAVLRRRGRIPSIIEIGDLVVDPEAGRARRAGTALDLTATEFRLLAFLAASRGRTLTKTQILTQVWGYDHVDPNLVEVHLSSLRKKMEAHGDRLVHTVRGLGYRVDA, encoded by the coding sequence ATGCCCTCCGCCGCCCGCGTCCTCCTCGTCGAGGACGACGACGCCCTCCGCTCCTCCGTCGACACCGCTCTGCGCAGCGAGCGCTTCACCGTGCGCGCCCTGGCCAGCGGTGAGGACCTCGCGCTCGAGGTCGCCTCGTTCGCGCCAGACCTCGTCGTCCTCGACTGGATGCTCCCCGGGCCCAGCGGCATCGTGCTCGCCGAGCGCCTCCGCCGCAGCAGCGACGCCGCGGTCATCATGCTGACCGCCCGCGACGCGGTCGACGACCGGCTGCGGGCGTTCGGCGAGGGAGTGGACGACTACGTCGTGAAGCCGTTCTCGCTCGCCGAGCTGGTCGCCCGGGTGACCGCCGTTCTGCGGCGCCGCGGGCGCATCCCGTCGATCATCGAGATCGGCGACCTGGTCGTCGATCCGGAGGCGGGTCGAGCCCGCCGCGCCGGCACGGCGCTGGACCTCACCGCGACGGAGTTCCGCCTGCTCGCGTTCCTCGCGGCGAGCCGGGGCCGCACGCTCACCAAGACGCAGATCCTCACCCAGGTCTGGGGCTACGACCACGTCGACCCCAACCTCGTCGAGGTGCACCTCAGCTCGCTGCGCAAGAAGATGGAGGCGCACGGCGACCGCCTCGTCCACACGGTCCGCGGCCTGGGCTACCGGGTCGACGCGTGA
- a CDS encoding HAMP domain-containing sensor histidine kinase produces MSTAPLRTGSLRLRTVVAVLALLAVLLLALSVTVQVVLGDRLRSQIEERLADRAAAAAALVGTVDDDDLASRLSAQGVSVLITSPEGEAVVAGPSPEELRRGPGSGLPAGPGPAPAAPPSTAGTTDAPASAVTVTSSSVTADDDLVTLASTLSDGTELVLTADASSVGTTLASLNAILLGASAAFLLLAAGALVVVVRATLRPLERMTTVARSIARGDRGRRLRPSRPSTELGRTATAFDEMLDDLETAESAALAAEQRMRAFVSDAAHELRTPVAGIRAAADALVRADGSSEERERLAVLVVQESLRAGRLIQDMLLMARLDEGLAVRSEPVDVSSIAGAVLERQRLRRPGIVLALRSDAAVPPADGDPDRLEQIVANLVENAGRFARSRVDVVVAATPSGVSLTVDDDGPGVADSERERVFDRLVRLDDARNRADGGAGLGLPIARGLARAQGGDLVCLPRDGGARFRVTLRAAAPQKPRSAEATGARLPLRAQTSAQPYST; encoded by the coding sequence GTGAGCACCGCACCGCTGCGCACCGGATCGCTCCGCCTGCGGACCGTCGTCGCCGTGCTGGCCCTGCTCGCGGTGCTGCTGCTGGCACTCTCGGTGACGGTGCAGGTCGTCCTCGGCGACCGCCTCCGCTCGCAGATCGAGGAGCGGCTGGCCGATCGCGCCGCGGCCGCGGCCGCCCTGGTCGGCACGGTCGACGACGACGACCTCGCCTCCCGCCTCTCGGCGCAGGGCGTCTCGGTGCTGATCACGAGCCCCGAGGGCGAGGCGGTCGTCGCGGGTCCGAGCCCGGAGGAGCTGCGCCGCGGACCGGGGAGCGGCCTCCCCGCCGGCCCCGGTCCCGCTCCCGCCGCGCCGCCGTCCACGGCCGGCACGACCGACGCGCCCGCCTCCGCGGTCACCGTGACCTCCTCCTCCGTCACCGCCGACGACGACCTCGTCACCCTCGCCTCGACGCTCAGCGACGGCACCGAGCTGGTGCTGACCGCCGACGCGAGCTCGGTCGGCACGACCCTCGCATCGCTGAACGCGATCCTGCTCGGCGCCTCGGCCGCGTTCCTCCTCCTCGCGGCCGGCGCTCTCGTCGTGGTGGTGCGCGCGACGCTCCGCCCCCTCGAGCGGATGACGACGGTCGCCCGTTCCATCGCCCGCGGCGACCGCGGCCGGCGGCTGCGCCCCTCGCGCCCCTCCACTGAGCTGGGCCGCACCGCGACCGCGTTCGACGAGATGCTCGACGACCTCGAGACGGCCGAATCCGCTGCCCTCGCGGCCGAGCAGCGGATGCGCGCCTTCGTGTCCGACGCGGCGCACGAACTGCGCACCCCGGTCGCGGGCATCCGGGCGGCGGCGGACGCCCTGGTCCGCGCCGACGGCTCGAGCGAGGAGCGCGAGCGGCTGGCCGTTCTCGTGGTGCAGGAGTCGCTGCGCGCGGGTCGGCTGATCCAGGACATGCTCCTGATGGCGCGCCTCGACGAGGGTCTGGCGGTGCGCTCGGAGCCGGTCGACGTCTCGTCGATCGCCGGCGCGGTGCTCGAGCGCCAGCGCCTCCGCAGGCCGGGGATCGTGCTCGCACTGCGGAGCGACGCGGCGGTGCCGCCCGCCGACGGCGACCCCGACCGGCTCGAGCAGATCGTCGCCAACCTCGTCGAGAACGCGGGGCGCTTCGCCCGCTCGCGCGTCGACGTCGTGGTCGCGGCGACGCCGAGCGGAGTGTCGCTGACGGTCGACGACGACGGGCCCGGCGTCGCGGATTCGGAGCGCGAGCGGGTGTTCGACCGGCTCGTGCGCCTGGACGACGCCCGGAACCGTGCCGACGGAGGGGCGGGGCTCGGCCTGCCGATCGCCCGCGGCCTCGCCCGGGCCCAGGGCGGCGACCTCGTCTGCCTGCCGCGGGACGGAGGCGCGCGCTTCCGAGTCACGCTGCGGGCGGCTGCTCCGCAGAAGCCCCGGAGCGCGGAGGCCACGGGCGCCCGCCTCCCCCTCCGCGCGCAGACGAGCGCGCAGCCCTACAGCACGTAG
- a CDS encoding FAD-binding protein translates to MTHRSNWAGTYEYRAADILEPESIEEVQSLVRSSDRIRALGTRHSFNALPDTPGTLLHLGRLSPDPVIDADASTVTVGGATRYGIVAQHLHAAGYALHNMGSLPHISVAGAISTGTHGSGDRNANLSSAVSALELVTADGSLRTVRRGEPGFEGLVVGLGAFGIVTRVTLDVQPTFDVRQDAFVDLPWDRVLDDFDAITSSAYSVSLMTHWSSPTVEQLWLKTKVEKGSVADVDATHLGAIAASASLFAVSEGVDSNLNPFGGSVGPWSERLPHFRLDREPSAGDEIQSEYMVPRSRIREAIVALRAIGDRIDEVLLITELRTMAGDDQWLSPASERDSVGIHFTFAKNRAGVDAVLPAVEGALLPLGARPHWGKHFLAGADEIAPLYPHLPEWRALVAEWDPSGRFASDFVRERLLG, encoded by the coding sequence ATGACGCACCGGAGCAACTGGGCGGGCACCTACGAGTACCGCGCCGCCGACATCCTCGAACCCGAGTCGATCGAGGAGGTGCAGTCCCTGGTCCGCTCGAGCGACCGGATCCGCGCCCTCGGGACCCGCCACTCCTTCAACGCCCTCCCCGACACCCCCGGCACCCTGCTGCACCTGGGCCGCCTCTCGCCCGACCCGGTGATCGACGCCGACGCGAGCACCGTGACGGTCGGAGGAGCGACGCGCTACGGCATCGTCGCCCAGCACCTGCACGCGGCCGGCTACGCCCTGCACAACATGGGCTCGCTCCCCCACATCTCCGTCGCCGGCGCGATCTCGACCGGCACCCACGGGTCCGGCGACCGCAACGCCAACCTCTCCTCCGCCGTCTCGGCGCTCGAGCTCGTCACCGCCGATGGATCGCTCCGCACGGTCCGCCGCGGCGAGCCCGGCTTCGAGGGCCTGGTCGTCGGACTCGGCGCCTTCGGCATCGTGACCCGCGTCACCCTCGACGTCCAGCCGACGTTCGACGTGCGGCAGGACGCGTTCGTCGACCTGCCCTGGGACCGCGTGCTCGACGACTTCGACGCGATCACCTCCTCCGCCTACAGCGTCAGCCTCATGACGCACTGGTCGAGCCCCACGGTCGAGCAGCTGTGGCTGAAGACCAAGGTCGAGAAGGGGAGCGTCGCCGACGTCGACGCGACGCACCTGGGCGCGATCGCGGCCTCCGCGAGCCTGTTCGCCGTGTCGGAGGGAGTGGACTCGAACCTGAACCCGTTCGGCGGGTCGGTCGGGCCGTGGTCCGAGCGACTGCCGCACTTCCGTCTCGATCGCGAGCCGAGTGCCGGCGACGAGATCCAGAGCGAGTACATGGTGCCGCGCTCGAGGATCCGCGAGGCGATCGTCGCGCTGCGCGCGATCGGCGACCGGATCGACGAGGTCCTGCTGATCACGGAGCTGCGCACCATGGCGGGCGACGACCAGTGGCTCTCGCCGGCGTCCGAGCGCGACAGCGTCGGCATCCACTTCACCTTCGCGAAGAACCGCGCGGGAGTCGACGCCGTGCTGCCCGCCGTCGAGGGCGCGCTGCTGCCGCTGGGCGCCCGGCCGCACTGGGGCAAGCACTTCCTGGCCGGAGCGGACGAGATCGCCCCGCTCTACCCGCACCTGCCCGAGTGGCGTGCGCTGGTGGCGGAGTGGGATCCCTCCGGCCGCTTCGCGAGCGACTTCGTGCGCGAGCGCCTGCTGGGCTGA
- a CDS encoding ChaB family protein, translated as MPARDEIPSTIERSEKHAQDLWSAAHDSAVESYGEGERAHRTAFAALKHEYEKVGDHWERKDENGPSDSRAAERGTDGGGETAGGVDANASKAHLLDLAKRLEISGRSRMTKDELVEALQKENARQTRKAR; from the coding sequence ATGCCGGCACGCGACGAGATCCCGTCGACCATCGAACGCTCCGAGAAGCACGCGCAGGACCTCTGGTCGGCGGCGCACGACTCCGCCGTCGAGAGCTACGGAGAAGGCGAGCGCGCGCACCGCACCGCCTTCGCCGCGCTCAAGCACGAGTACGAGAAGGTCGGCGACCACTGGGAGCGCAAGGACGAGAACGGCCCGTCCGACTCGCGCGCCGCCGAGCGCGGCACCGACGGCGGCGGCGAGACGGCGGGCGGAGTCGACGCGAACGCCTCGAAGGCGCACCTGCTCGACCTCGCCAAGCGCCTCGAGATCTCGGGCCGCTCGCGCATGACGAAGGACGAGCTCGTCGAGGCCCTGCAGAAGGAGAACGCCCGCCAGACCCGCAAGGCCCGCTGA
- a CDS encoding glutamine synthetase III → MSGNTVRLQAIRDVEAYVPPAHSFDESEAPGEVFGANVFSTAVMRKRLPKSVYKSVISTIERGTTLDPLVADAVASAMKDWALEKGATHYAHVFYPLTGVTAEKHDSFFEPTGDGAALAEFAGKTLVQGEPDASSFPNGGLRNTFEARGYTGWDVTSPAYVLENPNGNTLCIPTVFVSMTGEALDHKTPLLRSQQAMGEHAERVLALFGHADDEKIVSFCGPEQEYFLVDRHFFLARPDLMNAGRTLFGSTPPKGQEFDDHYFGAIPERVLGFMMDTERELFKLGIPAKTRHNEVAPGQFEIAPMFERGNVAADHQQLLMTTFKTISKKHGMEILFHEKPFQGVNGSGKHVNFSLGNSSLGSLLVPGDTPHDNAQFLVFCAAVIRAVHRYSGLLRASVASATNDHRLGANEAPPAIISIFLGDQLADVFEQIASGPATSSKGRGHMTIGVDTLPVLPTDPGDRNRTSPFAFTGNRFEFRAPGSMQSVAGPMVTINTIMAESLDWIATRLEKDVADGVDFDEAVQALLTGIITEHGAIVFNGDGYADAWPIEAEKRGLANLRTTLDALPELITEPALALFEKYRVFNHREMHSRYEIGLEQYALTIGVEARLTLEMGTTTVLPAAVRHQTELASNVAAMKAAGVGTSLDPLLEVSEQVDALRSALAELKAALAVEPGHTAEAEAKHAAAALLPAMALVRTAADALEDVVADDLWPLPTYQEMLYVL, encoded by the coding sequence ATGAGTGGCAACACCGTCCGCCTCCAGGCCATCCGCGACGTGGAGGCCTACGTTCCTCCGGCGCACAGCTTCGACGAGTCGGAGGCGCCCGGCGAGGTCTTCGGCGCCAACGTCTTCAGCACCGCGGTGATGCGCAAGCGCCTGCCGAAGTCGGTCTACAAGTCCGTGATCTCGACGATCGAGCGCGGCACGACCCTGGATCCGCTGGTCGCCGACGCGGTCGCGAGCGCGATGAAGGACTGGGCGCTCGAGAAGGGCGCCACCCACTACGCCCACGTGTTCTACCCGCTCACCGGCGTGACCGCCGAGAAGCACGACAGCTTCTTCGAGCCCACGGGCGACGGAGCGGCGCTCGCCGAGTTCGCCGGCAAGACCCTCGTGCAGGGCGAGCCCGACGCGTCGAGCTTCCCGAACGGAGGGCTGCGCAACACGTTCGAGGCGCGCGGCTACACCGGCTGGGACGTGACGAGCCCGGCCTACGTGCTCGAGAACCCCAACGGCAACACCCTCTGCATCCCCACCGTCTTCGTCTCGATGACCGGCGAGGCGCTGGACCACAAGACGCCGCTCCTGCGCTCGCAGCAGGCGATGGGCGAGCACGCCGAGCGCGTCCTGGCACTCTTCGGCCACGCCGACGACGAGAAGATCGTCTCGTTCTGCGGCCCTGAGCAGGAGTACTTCCTGGTGGACCGGCACTTCTTCCTCGCCCGTCCCGATCTGATGAACGCGGGCCGCACCCTCTTCGGCAGCACCCCGCCCAAGGGCCAGGAGTTCGACGACCACTACTTCGGGGCGATCCCCGAGCGCGTGCTCGGCTTCATGATGGACACCGAGCGCGAGCTGTTCAAGCTCGGCATCCCCGCGAAGACGCGGCACAACGAGGTCGCACCCGGCCAGTTCGAGATCGCGCCGATGTTCGAGCGCGGCAACGTCGCGGCGGACCACCAGCAGCTGCTGATGACGACCTTCAAGACCATCTCGAAGAAGCACGGGATGGAGATCCTGTTCCACGAGAAGCCGTTCCAGGGCGTCAACGGCTCGGGCAAGCACGTGAACTTCTCGCTCGGCAACTCCTCGCTCGGCTCGCTGCTGGTGCCGGGCGACACCCCGCACGACAACGCGCAGTTCCTGGTGTTCTGCGCGGCCGTGATCCGCGCGGTGCACCGCTACTCCGGGCTCCTGCGGGCCTCCGTCGCCTCTGCGACGAACGACCACCGCCTCGGGGCCAACGAGGCGCCTCCGGCGATCATCTCGATCTTCCTCGGCGACCAGCTCGCCGACGTGTTCGAGCAGATCGCGTCGGGCCCGGCCACCTCGTCGAAGGGCCGGGGTCACATGACCATCGGAGTCGACACGCTGCCGGTGCTGCCGACCGATCCCGGCGACCGCAACCGCACGAGCCCGTTCGCGTTCACCGGCAACCGCTTCGAGTTCCGCGCTCCCGGGTCGATGCAGTCGGTCGCGGGGCCCATGGTCACGATCAACACGATCATGGCGGAGTCGCTCGACTGGATCGCCACGCGGCTCGAGAAGGACGTGGCCGACGGGGTCGACTTCGACGAGGCCGTGCAGGCGCTGTTGACCGGGATCATCACCGAGCACGGCGCGATCGTCTTCAACGGCGACGGCTACGCGGACGCCTGGCCGATCGAGGCCGAGAAGCGCGGGCTCGCGAACCTGCGGACGACCCTCGACGCCCTGCCCGAGCTGATCACCGAGCCGGCGCTGGCGCTGTTCGAGAAGTACCGCGTGTTCAACCACCGCGAGATGCACTCGCGCTACGAGATCGGGCTCGAGCAGTACGCGCTCACCATCGGGGTGGAGGCGCGCCTCACGCTCGAGATGGGGACCACGACCGTGCTGCCCGCGGCCGTGCGGCACCAGACCGAGCTGGCCTCGAACGTGGCCGCGATGAAGGCGGCCGGAGTGGGCACGTCGCTCGACCCGCTGCTGGAGGTCTCGGAGCAGGTCGACGCGCTGCGGTCGGCACTGGCGGAGCTCAAGGCGGCCCTCGCGGTCGAGCCGGGGCACACGGCCGAGGCCGAGGCGAAGCACGCCGCGGCGGCGCTGCTGCCGGCCATGGCGCTCGTCCGCACGGCGGCCGACGCGCTCGAGGACGTGGTGGCGGACGACCTGTGGCCGCTGCCGACCTACCAGGAGATGCTCTACGTGCTGTAG
- a CDS encoding alpha-amylase family protein, with translation MRLTDTSDLWWRSAVYYNLDVKTFMDWNDDGVGDLEGLAHRIDYLAELGVSCLWLAPFYRSPGKDNGYDISDFFGVDERYGHHGDVVEVIRTAHDRGMRVIIDLVVNHTSDQHPWFQAARSSPDSPYRDYYVWRDEVPADQPANVFPDVEDGVWSFDGEAGQYYLHNFYRHQPDLNTDNPAVRDEIAKLVGFWLQLGVDGFRVDAVPFLIEPGAHDEHEWLRLLRRFVSRRSGEAMMLGEVNVSRDQQLAFFGGADADELSMQFDFIGNQRLYLALARGDSTPLAEAIASRPEISIGSQWANFARNHDELTLDQLEDSERDEVFAAFAPDEAQRIHGRGIVRRLPPMLGGDPRRLHMVYSLLFSLPGAPVLYYGEEIGMGENPSIPGRGAVRTPMQWSSAANGGFSRADASALIAPVTGDGFSPEHVNAADQLKSPESLLAHLKGLAWLYRRSPEIGWGEYTHLPADESCVFAHRMSASTGTTVAVHNFASSPRTAALTVPDVEPGARLVDSLSSEEYPVGDDGAVSIPIDGYGGRWFRLLSSGSRRLV, from the coding sequence ATGAGGCTGACCGACACCAGCGACCTGTGGTGGCGCTCCGCCGTCTACTACAACCTCGACGTGAAGACCTTCATGGACTGGAACGACGACGGCGTCGGCGACCTCGAGGGCCTCGCGCACCGGATCGACTACCTCGCCGAGCTCGGCGTCAGCTGCCTCTGGCTCGCCCCGTTCTACCGCTCGCCCGGCAAGGACAACGGCTACGACATCAGCGACTTCTTCGGAGTGGACGAGCGCTACGGCCACCACGGCGACGTGGTCGAGGTGATCCGGACTGCCCACGACCGCGGCATGCGCGTGATCATCGACCTGGTCGTGAACCACACGTCCGACCAGCACCCGTGGTTCCAGGCCGCGCGCTCCTCCCCCGACAGCCCGTACCGCGACTACTACGTCTGGCGCGACGAGGTGCCGGCCGACCAGCCCGCGAACGTGTTCCCCGACGTGGAGGACGGCGTCTGGTCCTTCGACGGCGAGGCCGGCCAGTACTACCTGCACAACTTCTACCGGCACCAGCCCGACCTCAACACTGACAATCCTGCGGTGCGCGACGAGATCGCGAAGCTGGTCGGATTCTGGCTGCAGCTCGGAGTCGACGGCTTCCGCGTCGACGCGGTCCCGTTCCTGATCGAGCCGGGCGCGCACGACGAGCACGAGTGGCTGCGGCTGCTGCGCCGCTTCGTCTCGCGCCGCTCGGGCGAGGCGATGATGCTCGGAGAGGTCAATGTGAGCCGCGACCAGCAGCTCGCCTTCTTCGGCGGGGCCGACGCCGACGAGCTCTCGATGCAGTTCGACTTCATCGGCAACCAGCGCCTCTACCTGGCGCTCGCCCGCGGCGACTCGACACCGCTGGCGGAGGCGATCGCGAGCCGTCCCGAGATCTCGATCGGCAGCCAGTGGGCCAACTTCGCCCGCAACCACGACGAGCTGACCCTCGACCAGCTCGAGGACTCCGAGCGCGACGAGGTCTTCGCGGCGTTCGCTCCGGACGAGGCGCAGCGGATCCACGGACGCGGCATCGTCCGCCGCCTGCCGCCGATGCTGGGCGGCGATCCCCGCCGCCTCCACATGGTCTACAGCCTGCTGTTCTCGCTCCCCGGCGCCCCGGTGCTCTACTACGGCGAGGAGATCGGCATGGGCGAGAACCCGTCGATCCCGGGACGCGGCGCCGTGCGGACGCCGATGCAGTGGAGCTCGGCCGCGAACGGCGGCTTCTCGCGCGCGGACGCGTCCGCACTGATCGCGCCCGTCACGGGGGACGGCTTCAGCCCCGAGCACGTGAATGCCGCCGACCAGCTCAAGTCCCCGGAGTCGCTGCTCGCGCACCTGAAGGGCCTCGCGTGGCTCTACCGCCGCTCCCCCGAGATCGGCTGGGGCGAGTACACGCACCTCCCCGCCGACGAGTCGTGCGTCTTCGCGCACCGCATGTCGGCGTCGACCGGGACGACCGTGGCTGTGCACAACTTCGCCTCGAGCCCGCGGACTGCGGCGCTGACCGTGCCCGACGTGGAGCCGGGCGCGCGCCTCGTCGACTCGCTGAGCTCGGAGGAGTACCCGGTCGGCGACGACGGCGCGGTGTCGATCCCGATCGACGGCTACGGCGGCCGCTGGTTCCGCCTGCTGTCGTCCGGCTCCCGCCGCCTCGTCTGA
- a CDS encoding kynureninase — MHPLDARDPLAQYPELFVRTPEVRSYLDGNSLGRPLRASIERLQRFAEEEWGGRLIRGWSESWLEMPLAVGDALGAAALGAAAGQTVVADSTTVLLYKLARAALAHQLPLGRDEVVVDTDNFPTDRYVLEGIAAETGATLRWVSADPQAGVRPEDLEPVLGDRTALVLLSHVAYRSGFLADAAAITAQAHDAGALVLWDASHSVGSVPMELDAWGADLAVGCSYKYLNGGPGAPAWAYVAERHQESLTQPIQGWMGVADMFEMGPGYRPAEGMRRFLSGTPPITGMLAMQDMIALIAEVGMPAIRAKSEAMTAYALELVDEWLVPLGVRVATPRDPAARGSHVTIDHESFAELVPRLQASGVIPDFRNPDGIRIGLSPLSTTFAELELGLTAVRDSLR; from the coding sequence ATGCATCCCCTCGACGCCCGGGACCCGCTCGCGCAGTACCCCGAGCTCTTCGTCCGCACCCCCGAGGTGCGCTCCTACCTCGACGGCAACTCGCTCGGGCGGCCGCTGCGCGCCAGCATCGAGCGGCTCCAGCGCTTCGCCGAGGAGGAGTGGGGCGGTCGCCTGATCCGCGGCTGGTCCGAGAGCTGGCTCGAGATGCCGCTCGCCGTCGGCGACGCGCTCGGCGCCGCGGCGCTCGGAGCGGCGGCCGGGCAGACCGTCGTCGCCGACTCCACCACCGTGCTGCTCTACAAGCTCGCTCGCGCCGCGCTCGCGCACCAGCTGCCCCTCGGCCGCGACGAGGTCGTGGTCGACACCGACAACTTCCCGACCGACCGCTATGTGCTCGAGGGCATCGCGGCCGAGACCGGAGCGACGCTGCGCTGGGTCTCGGCCGATCCGCAGGCGGGCGTACGGCCCGAGGACCTCGAGCCGGTCCTCGGCGACCGCACCGCGCTCGTGCTGCTCAGCCACGTCGCCTACCGCTCGGGTTTCCTCGCGGACGCCGCTGCGATCACCGCGCAGGCGCACGACGCCGGCGCGCTCGTGCTGTGGGACGCCTCCCACTCGGTCGGCTCCGTGCCGATGGAGCTCGACGCGTGGGGCGCCGACCTCGCCGTGGGCTGCTCCTACAAGTACCTCAACGGCGGGCCCGGCGCGCCGGCCTGGGCGTACGTCGCCGAGCGGCACCAGGAGTCGTTGACGCAGCCGATCCAGGGCTGGATGGGCGTCGCCGACATGTTCGAGATGGGGCCCGGCTACCGTCCGGCCGAGGGGATGAGGCGCTTCCTCAGCGGCACGCCTCCGATCACCGGGATGCTCGCGATGCAGGACATGATCGCGCTGATCGCCGAGGTGGGGATGCCGGCGATCCGCGCGAAGTCGGAGGCGATGACGGCGTACGCGCTGGAGCTCGTCGACGAGTGGCTCGTGCCGCTCGGCGTGCGGGTGGCGACTCCGCGCGACCCCGCCGCCCGGGGCTCGCACGTCACGATCGACCACGAGTCGTTCGCGGAGCTGGTGCCGCGGCTGCAGGCGAGCGGCGTGATCCCGGACTTCCGGAACCCGGACGGCATCCGGATCGGTCTGTCGCCGCTGTCGACGACGTTCGCCGAGCTGGAGCTCGGGCTGACGGCGGTGCGGGACTCGCTGCGCTGA
- a CDS encoding L-dopachrome tautomerase-related protein, with protein MGFWGQHDAGRETRPVDEPVGELELVHAFESGPMPTGVSVSHTGRIFVNFPKWGDEVPATVVELRDGVAVPFPSEEWNSPASDHDENALVSVQSIVVDPADRLWILDTGSPLFQPTERGGPKLVCVDLATDTVEKVIVFEPDVALPTTYLNDVRFDLRRGVAYITDSADSGPNGLIVVDLESGEAWRRLHEHPSTKALTPPKMVPVAEGRVLMKRPEDGDPQPVTMGADGIAISADGERLWYCPLVSRRWWSVSTAALVDRALPDEEVAATVVDEGDKGGGSDGLETDALGRFYATDYEHNAILRRRTDGVLETLVHDERMLWPDTMSVATDEHLYFTANQLHRQADYQGGVDLRAYPYALFRVAIGAGPVLLR; from the coding sequence ATGGGTTTCTGGGGACAGCACGACGCCGGGCGCGAGACCAGACCGGTCGACGAGCCGGTCGGCGAGCTCGAGCTGGTGCACGCGTTCGAGAGCGGGCCGATGCCCACCGGGGTCAGCGTCTCGCACACCGGGCGGATCTTCGTGAACTTCCCGAAGTGGGGCGACGAGGTGCCGGCGACGGTCGTCGAGCTGCGCGACGGAGTGGCGGTGCCGTTCCCGAGCGAGGAGTGGAACAGCCCCGCGAGCGACCACGACGAGAACGCGCTCGTCTCGGTGCAGAGCATCGTCGTCGATCCGGCCGACCGGCTGTGGATCCTCGACACCGGCAGCCCGCTGTTCCAGCCGACGGAGCGCGGTGGACCGAAGCTCGTCTGCGTCGACCTCGCCACCGACACGGTCGAGAAGGTGATCGTGTTCGAGCCCGATGTGGCACTGCCGACGACCTACCTCAACGACGTGCGCTTCGATCTGCGCCGGGGAGTCGCGTACATCACCGACTCCGCGGACTCCGGGCCCAACGGGCTGATCGTGGTGGACCTCGAGTCGGGCGAGGCGTGGCGCCGGCTGCACGAGCACCCGTCGACGAAGGCGCTCACGCCGCCAAAGATGGTGCCGGTGGCGGAGGGGCGCGTGCTGATGAAGCGGCCGGAGGACGGCGATCCGCAGCCCGTGACCATGGGCGCCGACGGCATCGCGATCTCGGCCGACGGCGAGCGGCTCTGGTACTGCCCGCTCGTCTCCCGGCGCTGGTGGAGCGTGTCGACGGCGGCGCTCGTGGACCGCGCGCTTCCGGACGAGGAGGTCGCGGCCACGGTCGTCGACGAGGGCGACAAGGGCGGCGGATCGGACGGGCTCGAGACCGACGCGCTCGGGCGCTTCTACGCCACCGACTACGAGCACAACGCGATCCTGCGCCGCCGCACCGACGGCGTGCTCGAGACGCTGGTCCACGACGAGCGGATGCTGTGGCCCGACACGATGTCGGTCGCGACGGACGAGCACCTCTACTTCACGGCGAACCAGCTGCACCGGCAGGCCGACTACCAGGGCGGAGTGGACCTGCGCGCCTACCCGTACGCGCTGTTCCGCGTCGCGATCGGGGCGGGGCCGGTGCTGCTGCGGTGA